Below is a genomic region from Pseudomonas extremaustralis.
CGCCTTCCGGGGTGCCCAGCAGCAGCACATCGGCCGGACGCGCGGCGAACAGGCCGTTGGTGACCACGCCGACGATAGCGTTGATCCGGGTCTCAAGCTCCACCGGGTTGGTGATCTGCATGTTGTACACGTCGAGGATGATGTTGCCGTTGTCGGTCAACACGCCTTCGCGGTACACCGGGTCGCCGCCCAGCTTCACCAGCTCGCGGGCCACATGGCTGCGGGCCATCGGGATCACTTCCACCGGCAGCGGGAAGGCGCCGAGTACCGGTACCAACTTGCTGGCGTCGGCGATGCAGATAAAGGTCTTGGCCACGGCTGCGACGATCTTCTCGCGGGTCAGGGCTGCGCCGCCGCCTTTGATCAGGTGCAGGTGTTCGTCGCTTTCATCGGCGCCGTCGACGTAGAACTCCAAGTCGCTCACGGTATTGAGCTCGTACACCGGAATGCCATGGCCCTTGAGGCGCGCGGCGGTGGCTTCGGAGCTGGCCACGGCGCCGTCGAACGCGCCCTTGTGCTTGGCCAGTGCATCGATGAAGCAGTTGGCGGTGGAGCCGGTGCCGACGCCGACGATGCTTTTGTCGTCGAGTTTGGGAAGGATTAAATCGACGGCGGCCTGGGCCACTGCCTGTTTGAGTTGATCCTGGGTCATGCGGGCTCCGGAGCGGGCGGGGAGTAAAGAGGGCGCGAGTATACCCCAACAAACCTTGGGATTCGTGTGGTCTCCCGGCCAAACGCTGGGTTAGACTCGTTGCCCCTGTCAACCCGCCCAGTGATCTCCGCCGATGCTTGAACAGTACGTCAAAAAGATTCTCACCTCGCGCGTTTACGACGTTGCGGTAGAAACCCCGCTGCAGACCGCCCGCCAGCTCTCCGAGCGGCTGGGCAACACGGTCTTGCTCAAGCGTGAAGACTTGCAGCCGGTGTTCTCGTTCAAGATTCGCGGCGCCTACAACAAGCTGACCCAATTGACGGCTGAAGAGCGCGCGCGCGGCGTCGTCACGGCCTCGGCAGGCAACCACGCCCAGGGCCTGGCTTTGGCGGCCAAGGTGCTGGGGGTCAAGGCTACTATCGTGATGCCCAAGACCACGCCGGAGATCAAGGTCGAAGGTGTGCGTTCCCGTGGCGGCAAAGTCGTGCTGCATGGCGATTCCTTTCCGGAAGCCCTGGCCTACTCGCTGAAGCTGGTCGACGAAAAAGGCTACGTCTACATCCACCCCTACGATGACCCCCATACCATTGCCGGGCAGGGCACCGTGG
It encodes:
- the rpiA gene encoding ribose-5-phosphate isomerase RpiA; this encodes MTQDQLKQAVAQAAVDLILPKLDDKSIVGVGTGSTANCFIDALAKHKGAFDGAVASSEATAARLKGHGIPVYELNTVSDLEFYVDGADESDEHLHLIKGGGAALTREKIVAAVAKTFICIADASKLVPVLGAFPLPVEVIPMARSHVARELVKLGGDPVYREGVLTDNGNIILDVYNMQITNPVELETRINAIVGVVTNGLFAARPADVLLLGTPEGVKTLKA